The sequence TCCATCGCGGCGACCGTCGGCTGCGTCGTCATGACACAGGCGGTCTTGCCGTTCTGGAGCGCGGCGACGGCGGTGGAGCCCGCGCCGACCCCGATCCGGCTGAAGTCGCTGGTCTTGAGGCCCTTCTTGGCGGCCAGGAACTTGGTGAGGGTGTCGGTGCCCGAGCCCAGGTCGGTGACGCCGAGCGTCTTGCCCTTGAAGTCGGCGGCCGAGTGGACGCCGCTCTTCGGGGTGCACATCTCCCGCTCGCCCGGCGCACCGGACAGCTGGATGACGTCCTCGACCGCCTTGCCCTTCGCCTGGAAGTCGATCGTGTGGTTGTACCAGGCGCCGGCCATGTCCACCTGTCCCGAGGCCATGGCGTCCTCGGCGCCGGTGCCGCCGTCCTGTTCGGTGCTCAGGACGACGTTGACGCCGTACTTCTTGTAGAAGCCGAGGTTGTCGGCGAGCTGGTACGGCAGGTAGATCTGCTTGTCGATGCCGCCGACCATGATCTTGACGGTCGGGGTCCCGCCGGCGGCCGACGAGCCGCCGGAGCTGCCGGAACTGCTGGAACACGCGGTGGCCGCGCCGAGGGTGAGGGCGGTGACGATCGAAGCGGTGAGGGCTCTTTTCAGCATGGCGGCTCGTACCTTTCGGACATGCGAGGGGGAGGAGAGGAAGAGGGAGGAGAGAGGGAGCGGAGGAGCGGAGGAGCGGAGGAAGTCGGGGGCTGTCAGAGGGAGTTCGCCTCGGTGGGGGCCGGCGGGCGCCAGGAGAGCAGC comes from Streptomyces sp. FXJ1.172 and encodes:
- a CDS encoding ABC transporter substrate-binding protein, giving the protein MLKRALTASIVTALTLGAATACSSSSGSSGGSSAAGGTPTVKIMVGGIDKQIYLPYQLADNLGFYKKYGVNVVLSTEQDGGTGAEDAMASGQVDMAGAWYNHTIDFQAKGKAVEDVIQLSGAPGEREMCTPKSGVHSAADFKGKTLGVTDLGSGTDTLTKFLAAKKGLKTSDFSRIGVGAGSTAVAALQNGKTACVMTTQPTVAAMEKKGVGTSAIDLATTQGATAALGSAWPAASVIARTDWVNSHKEAVQKVVDALVATMHWINTHSAADIADKLPQSFVQNQLVTKADYITALNQDKGQFLPDGLMPAGGPKTVLATEELVGNASSSIDLSKTFTNDFVIQANKLEGLKTTTTPAGANG